The Acetomicrobium thermoterrenum DSM 13490 DNA segment ACATAGCTCAGCTGGTAGAGCATCGGCTTCCCAAGCCGAGGGTCGCGGGTTCGAATCCCGTTGTCCGCTCCAAGTTTAGTTCCCGACTGGCTTCGTGCTGTGTCGGGAATTTTTAATGCTCGATTTAAGAGCGTCGGCCTGGATTTTATAAGGCAGTGCTTTAGATGACTCCTAGAAATTCGCATTTTTCCGAAATGTAAGGTCTTTCCTCCCTTCCTGTTGTGTAATATGTTTTTATTCCAGTTAGTTTATATTTTATTTCTCAACGATATTCAAGTTCGGCGCTTATCTTTCATGGGCGGCTTGCGTCTCCGGCAGTTGTGGCCGGTAAACATGAAAAGCTGCTGTCCAGACGCCTTAGAAGGCCTCAAAAAGAGGAAAGACGATGAATGTATTGTCTCGGTTGAAAATAACGTTTTAAAACGGCTTCTGAAGCTATCAGGCAAAAGTATGTTTAAAGGCCCTACGACCTGCGCCATACCTTATTAAGGAGAATGAGATATTTTATCCCAACGAGATGAATATAAAGGGATGCCAGGCATGCTACTCTTGTAAAGAGCGAGGCAGATGTGCCGTAGAGGATGACATGGTGAAAATATACGATGTCGTTGAAAAGGCCGACATCGTGGTCTTCGGGGCCCCTATATATATGTCAGGCGTGACAGCTCAGTTTAAGACGGTGCTCGATCGGTTATTTGCCTTTTTGGGGCCGGCTCCTGAGTTCGTCAGTCGCCTGCCGAAGGGGAAGAGGGCAGCATTTGTAGTGTCCCAGGGGTACGAAGACGCAAAGGAATATGAAGCGCATATCAATCAAATGAAAAATGCCATAGCTTCTATAGGGTTTGAAGATGTAAGGGTTCTTGTGGCGCCTGGACTCAACGGCCTTGGAGAAGCAATAGGGAAGCCGGATATGGTTAAGGAGGCCCGAATAATTGGAGAATCTTTGGTCCGAGCGTAAGCTCCATGTGACATTGATTGCGTAAATTTGCCTTAAAATCTTTATTTGCCTTTTCGCGATAAAAAGTCCTTGCTAAAGATCTATAAGTTATGTTATATTCTTTCCCGATGGGCCGGTAGCTCAGTTGGTTAGAGCACACGCCTGATAAGCGTGAGGTCGGTGGTTCGAATCCACTCCGGCCCACCATGTTTTGGGGATGTAGCTCAGAGGGAGAGCGCCTGCCTTGCAAGCAGGAGGTCGGCGGTTCGAATCCGCTCATCTCCACCAGGATAATAAAAAAGACGGGCCTGAAGGTTCGTCTTTTTCTATTTTTGATGTTTTTAGTCTATCTTTGATATAAAATCATACAAATGGTGCCAGTCGTCGACGGTTAATTCTTCAGCGCGAACGGTGGTGGGCAATTTCAAGTAATCCAGGAGCTTTGATGTTTTATCTTTGTCTTTAAAGAAATCGTAAACGCAAGCCAGGTTATTTGCTAGCGTCTTCCTCCTTCGAGCGAAGGCAACGCGCAATAATCTTCTCCACGAGTGATCGGAGGCTAATTTCAGATCTTTGTCTATGATGATATGTACAATTGCGGACTCCACCTTTGGAGTTGGCCAGAAGACGTTAGGTGTCACCTTTTTGACTATTTGAGCTTTGCCCATCTTTTCTATGGTTATACCAATAGGCGAACGGTCTTTAGTCTTTGGCTTGGCACACAACCTTTGAGCTAGTTCGAGCTGAAGCATTAAAAGAAGTTCTCTTGTGCCCAATGGAACCAGATGCTCGAGAATCTGCCATATTAGAGGAGTTGTGATGTTATAGGGTATATTGGCCAAGACTTTGGTTGGCGGTGGAGAGAGTTCCTTTAAATTTATCGTCAACACGTCTCCCCAAATTACGGACATTCTGTGTTTGGATGTTTTAACTATGGGTTCGAGAAAAGGGGCAAGTGTTTTATCAATTTCAATGACGTGCAAAAAGCGACATTGGCTGGCTAGAATCTCCTTCGTAAGCATGCCTTTTCCGGGACCTACCTCCAAGACGACGTCATCTTCATTTAAACCTGCATTTTCCACCATCCAGCGAGCTATATTGGGATCTACAAGGAAGTTTTGTCCGAGAGATTTTTTCGCTTTATGTCCCTTTTGTGTATTTCTTGTCATATTTCTCATAATCGGCTTGAATTTCACCTTCTTGTTTCAAATAATGAGTTAAATATTGAATAATGATGAAAAAAGGCGGGGCCTAACCCCGCCTTAACTCGCTATGGTCGGGACGAGAGGACTTGAACCTCCGACCCCCTGCGCCCCATGCAGGTGCGCTAGCCATGCTGCGCTACGTCCCGATGCATGACATATTTTAACCTGCATGGAGGATAGGGTCAAGCAAATTGTGATATTATCTTTACCGACATGTTTTTATGCAGGAGTTTGTTGGCTTTTCATATCAAGAGGCAAGGCGTATACTTAAAAAGCGAACAAGCTATGATATAATTTTAAACAATGTCAAATAAGACAGGGAGGGGATATAAGTGTCTGTAAATGAATATCCAAAGAAAGCCTCGGAAATTATCAAGGAACGAGGAATAGACGGCAAAGTGATTGCCGTAAAGATAGATGGAAAGTTATGCGATCTTGACACGACAGTGGAAGAAAATGCCAA contains these protein-coding regions:
- a CDS encoding flavodoxin family protein; the protein is MFYPNEMNIKGCQACYSCKERGRCAVEDDMVKIYDVVEKADIVVFGAPIYMSGVTAQFKTVLDRLFAFLGPAPEFVSRLPKGKRAAFVVSQGYEDAKEYEAHINQMKNAIASIGFEDVRVLVAPGLNGLGEAIGKPDMVKEARIIGESLVRA
- the rsmA gene encoding 16S rRNA (adenine(1518)-N(6)/adenine(1519)-N(6))-dimethyltransferase RsmA — protein: MRNMTRNTQKGHKAKKSLGQNFLVDPNIARWMVENAGLNEDDVVLEVGPGKGMLTKEILASQCRFLHVIEIDKTLAPFLEPIVKTSKHRMSVIWGDVLTINLKELSPPPTKVLANIPYNITTPLIWQILEHLVPLGTRELLLMLQLELAQRLCAKPKTKDRSPIGITIEKMGKAQIVKKVTPNVFWPTPKVESAIVHIIIDKDLKLASDHSWRRLLRVAFARRRKTLANNLACVYDFFKDKDKTSKLLDYLKLPTTVRAEELTVDDWHHLYDFISKID